One window of the Eucalyptus grandis isolate ANBG69807.140 chromosome 8, ASM1654582v1, whole genome shotgun sequence genome contains the following:
- the LOC104415341 gene encoding LOW QUALITY PROTEIN: germin-like protein subfamily 1 member 13 (The sequence of the model RefSeq protein was modified relative to this genomic sequence to represent the inferred CDS: inserted 1 base in 1 codon) → MKFLPISLLILALVAATAFAYDPSPLQDICVAINDPKSAVFVNGEFCKDPKQANADDFTFMGFRKPGNTANPLGSKVTPATVMEFPGLNTLGISMARIDFAPGGLNPPHIHPRGTEVLVVIEGTXLVGFVTSNQLNNTLFTKVLYKGDVFVFPIGLIHFQLNTGKTPALAFAGLSSQNPGVITIANSVFGAKPPISVDVLTKAFQVDKKTIDYLQAQFWYDNN, encoded by the exons ATGAAGTTCCTTCCAATTAGCCTTCTCATTTTGGCTTTGGTGGCTGCAACTGCCTTTGCTTATGACCCAAGCCCTCTTCAGGACATATGCGTGGCCATCAACGACCCCAAGTCTGCAG TGTTTGTGAACGGGGAGTTTTGCAAGGACCCTAAGCAAGCCAATGCAGATGACTTCACCTTTATGGGGTTCAGAAAGCCTGGGAATACTGCAAACCCACTTGGATCAAAAGTCACACCTGCTACCGTCATGGAGTTTCCAGGACTCAATACTTTGGGCATATCCATGGCTCGCATTGACTTCGCTCCTGGCGGTCTAAACCCTCCTCACATTCATCCCCGTGGCACTGAGGTCTTGGTTGTCATCGAGGGCA CTCTTGTCGGCTTCGTCACATCCAACCAATTGAACAACACTCTCTTCACCAAAGTCTTGTACAAAGGTGATGTGTTTGTTTTCCCAATTGGACTCATTCACTTCCAGTTGAATACTGGGAAGACCCCTGCACTGGCCTTTGCTGGTTTGAGCAGCCAAAACCCAGGAGTCATCACCATTGCTAACTCTGTCTTCGGAGCGAAGCCACCCATTTCTGTTGATGTTCTCACCAAGGCCTTCCAAGTGGACAAGAAAACTATCGACTACCTCCAAGCACAGTTTTGGTACGACAACAACTAA
- the LOC104431129 gene encoding germin-like protein subfamily 1 member 13 — translation MKSFPVSLLILALATATAFAYDPSPLQDICVAINDPKSAVFVNGEFCKDPKQANADDFTFMGFRKPGNTANPLGSKVTPATVNEFPGLNTLGISAARIDFAPGGLNPPHTHPRGTEVLVVIEGTLLVGFVTSNQLNNTLFTKVLYKGDVFVFPIGLIHFQLNTGKTPALAFAGLSSQNPGVITIANSVFGAKPPISADVLTKAFQVDKKTVDYLQAQFWYDNN, via the exons ATGAAGTCCTTTCCAGTTAGCCTTCTCATTTTGGCTTTGGCAACTGCAACTGCCTTTGCTTATGACCCAAGTCCTCTTCAGGACATATGCGTGGCCATCAACGACCCCAAGTCTGCAG TGTTTGTGAACGGGGAGTTTTGCAAGGACCCTAAGCAAGCCAATGCAGATGACTTCACCTTTATGGGGTTCAGAAAGCCTGGGAATACTGCAAACCCACTTGGATCGAAAGTCACACCTGCAACCGTCAACGAGTTTCCAGGACTCAATACTTTGGGCATATCCGCGGCTCGCATTGACTTCGCTCCTGGAGGTTTAAACCCTCCCCACACTCACCCTCGCGGCACTGAGGTCTTGGTCGTCATCGAGGGCACACTCCTTGTTGGCTTCGTCACATCCAACCAATTGAACAACACTCTCTTCACCAAAGTCTTGTACAAAGGCGATGTGTTTGTTTTCCCAATTGGACTCATTCACTTCCAGTTGAATACTGGAAAGACCCCTGCGCTGGCCTTTGCCGGTTTGAGCAGCCAAAATCCAGGAGTCATTACCATTGCTAACTCCGTCTTTGGAGCAAAGCCACCCATTTCTGCTGATGTTCTCACCAAGGCCTTCCAAGTGGACAAGAAAACTGTTGACTACCTCCAGGCACAGTTTTGGTACGACAACAACTAA
- the LOC120286885 gene encoding germin-like protein subfamily 1 member 13 — protein MKSFPVSLLILALATATAFAYDPSPLQDICVAINDPKSAVFVNGEFCKDPKEANADDFTFMGFRKPGNTANPLGSKVTPATVNEFPGLNTLGISAARIDFAPGGLNPPHTHPRGTEVLVVIEGTLLVGFVTSNQLNNTLFTKVLYKGDVFVFPIGLIHFQLNTGKTPALAFAGLSSQNPGVITIANSVFGAKPPISADVLTKAFQVDKKTVDYLQAQFWYDNN, from the exons ATGAAGTCCTTTCCAGTTAGCCTTCTCATTTTGGCTTTGGCAACTGCAACTGCCTTTGCTTATGACCCAAGTCCTCTTCAGGACATATGCGTGGCCATCAACGACCCCAAGTCTGCAG TGTTTGTGAACGGGGAGTTTTGCAAGGACCCTAAGGAAGCCAATGCAGATGACTTCACCTTTATGGGGTTCAGAAAGCCTGGGAATACTGCAAACCCACTTGGATCGAAAGTCACACCTGCAACCGTCAACGAGTTTCCAGGACTCAATACTTTGGGCATATCCGCGGCTCGCATTGACTTCGCTCCTGGAGGTTTAAACCCTCCCCACACTCACCCTCGCGGCACTGAGGTCTTGGTCGTCATCGAGGGCACACTCCTTGTCGGCTTCGTCACATCCAACCAATTGAACAACACTCTCTTCACCAAAGTCTTGTACAAAGGCGATGTGTTTGTTTTCCCAATTGGACTCATTCACTTCCAGTTGAATACTGGAAAGACCCCTGCGCTGGCCTTTGCCGGTTTGAGCAGCCAAAATCCAGGAGTCATTACCATTGCTAACTCCGTCTTTGGAGCAAAGCCACCCATTTCTGCTGATGTTCTCACCAAGGCCTTCCAAGTGGACAAGAAAACTGTCGACTACCTTCAAGCACAGTTTTGGTACGACAACAACTAA
- the LOC104415340 gene encoding germin-like protein subfamily 1 member 13, with protein MKSFPVSLLILALATATAFAYDPSPLQDICVAINDPKSAVFVNGEFCKDPKQANADDFTFMGFRKPGNTANPLGSKVTPATVNEFPGLNTLGISAARIDFAPGGLNPPHTHPRGTEVLVVIEGTLLVGFVTSNQLNNTLFTKVLYKGDVFVFPIGLIHFQLNTGKTPALAFAGLSSQNPGVITIANSVFGAKPPISADVLTKAFQVDKKTVDYLQAQFWYDNN; from the exons ATGAAGTCTTTTCCAGTTAGCCTTCTCATTTTGGCTTTGGCAACTGCAACTGCCTTTGCTTATGACCCAAGTCCTCTTCAGGACATATGCGTGGCCATCAACGACCCCAAGTCTGCAG TGTTTGTGAACGGGGAGTTTTGCAAGGACCCTAAGCAAGCCAATGCAGATGACTTCACCTTTATGGGGTTCAGAAAGCCTGGGAATACTGCAAACCCACTTGGATCGAAAGTCACACCTGCAACCGTCAACGAGTTTCCAGGACTCAATACTTTGGGCATATCCGCGGCTCGCATTGACTTCGCTCCTGGAGGTTTAAACCCTCCCCACACTCACCCTCGCGGCACTGAGGTCTTGGTCGTCATCGAGGGCACACTCCTTGTTGGCTTCGTCACATCCAACCAATTGAACAACACTCTCTTCACCAAAGTCTTGTACAAAGGCGATGTGTTTGTTTTCCCAATTGGACTCATTCACTTCCAGTTGAATACTGGAAAGACCCCTGCGCTGGCCTTTGCCGGTTTGAGCAGCCAAAATCCAGGAGTCATTACCATTGCTAACTCCGTCTTTGGAGCAAAGCCACCCATTTCTGCTGATGTTCTCACCAAGGCCTTCCAAGTGGACAAGAAAACTGTTGACTACCTCCAGGCACAGTTTTGGTACGACAACAACTAA